In one window of Spartinivicinus marinus DNA:
- a CDS encoding N-acetylmuramoyl-L-alanine amidase has translation MNITKLIVHCSDTPDSRDVSAADIHRWHLERGWSGIGYHKIIKRDGTIENGRPEYWYGAHAKDHNLDSLGICLIGRKHYTNQQMQTLYDQLKLWLKKYPKAKIYGHRDFDNNKSCPNFNVQQWWDITFSNGL, from the coding sequence ATGAACATCACTAAACTTATTGTTCACTGCTCAGACACACCTGATAGTAGAGATGTCTCAGCAGCGGATATTCACCGATGGCACCTGGAACGAGGTTGGTCCGGCATTGGCTACCACAAAATAATTAAACGAGATGGCACCATTGAAAATGGCAGACCGGAATACTGGTATGGCGCCCATGCAAAAGATCATAACCTGGATAGCTTAGGTATTTGCTTAATTGGTAGAAAACATTACACCAATCAACAGATGCAAACCTTATACGACCAGTTAAAACTATGGTTAAAGAAATACCCTAAAGCGAAAATTTATGGGCATAGGGATTTCGACAATAATAAAAGCTGTCCTAACTTCAATGTACAACAATGGTGGGATATAACCTTCTCGAATGGCCTTTAG
- a CDS encoding substrate-binding periplasmic protein, with translation MKKLLSLTLIIYASFTQANNTISLAGGEWPPYVSESLKYYGITPRILTEVFATQDITVRYQFTSWARALEMVRKGKADGTFLWSKTSEREKDFFYSKEPIGNISYVFFHLKDNPFAWSSFEDLRGKRIAATIGYHYSDEFNRYEKEGLININRVKSDLQLLKMLYKQRVDIIPHDLTVGYYEINKHFPESLKKLFTNHPLPIKKKPAYLLMSKNNNNKKIIDIFDKAIANLKKSGKYDQYYFDDLLANKYEK, from the coding sequence ATGAAAAAGCTGCTTAGCTTAACACTCATAATCTATGCCAGCTTTACTCAAGCTAATAACACCATCAGCTTGGCTGGAGGAGAATGGCCTCCTTATGTTTCTGAATCCTTAAAATACTATGGTATTACCCCTAGAATACTGACAGAAGTTTTCGCGACTCAAGACATCACTGTCAGGTACCAGTTTACTAGCTGGGCCAGAGCACTAGAGATGGTGCGAAAAGGCAAAGCGGATGGTACTTTTCTTTGGTCAAAAACCTCAGAACGAGAAAAAGATTTTTTTTATAGTAAGGAACCTATTGGCAACATAAGCTATGTATTCTTTCATCTTAAAGATAACCCTTTTGCATGGAGTAGTTTTGAAGATTTAAGGGGTAAAAGAATAGCCGCAACTATTGGCTATCACTATAGTGATGAATTCAATCGTTATGAGAAAGAAGGGTTAATTAATATTAATCGAGTTAAGTCAGATCTACAGTTATTAAAAATGCTTTACAAGCAAAGAGTTGATATCATACCCCATGATTTAACCGTTGGTTATTATGAAATAAACAAACATTTCCCAGAAAGTCTGAAAAAGCTATTCACCAATCACCCTTTACCAATTAAGAAAAAGCCCGCATATTTATTAATGTCTAAAAACAATAACAACAAGAAAATAATTGATATTTTCGACAAAGCCATAGCAAATCTAAAAAAAAGTGGGAAGTATGATCAGTATTATTTTGATGATTTGCTCGCTAATAAGTATGAAAAATAG
- a CDS encoding DEAD/DEAH box helicase codes for MNNSLGLLPSGKIRYFSGSDTGKSGPALANITKHFVEKCTNVGLFALAALKSGSSLPPTFRFWYEFACQYMTTRCHSPDGETLSPIEPLDTTTAEHFLHSAPPMIGAEYLSVAVLQQLWVELDNWLIHEVAQHYDCLATLLKTRAPHWHQVGRVCFHLAENKTDPDYPFAFMATYSPSYGQGKSRHLPLAKALEEYAGSKNKARLIHLLSPIDLAAKSSALVKNLVDSGDIYHPLAWSPQEAYQFLKEVPLFEESGIIIRLPDWWKKRPRPKVKATLSTGLNNTFNADAMLRFNVQVALGDNKLTQTEWDTLLAADDGLAFIKGQWVEVDKEKLEQAMAQMKALEKHGEEEGISFIEGMRLLSGASSDLSTSTVEQDATEWAFIEADSKLSKILQQIRQPETLKSALPKRALKATLRPYQETGVNWLWHLNQLGLGACLADDMGLGKTIQIISLLLILKKNKVNRPSLLVLPTSLMGNWKSELEKFAPSLKALFVHPSLTSKTQLDELSKAKQLSGVDVVITTYGMLLRQIWLQNIQWHMVVLDEAQAIKNPGTQQSKMAKKIRAHARIALTGTPVENRLADLWSLFDFICPGLLGTATRFKSFTKSLEKRESEQYAPLRNLVQPYILRRLKTDKSIISDLPDKTEVYAYCGLSKAQASLYQKSVNELATSLRSADGMKRRGLVLSFILRFKQICNHPAQFMSDGDYRAQRSGKFLRLAEICDEISSRQEKVLVFTQFREMCEPLADFLSDCFGQPGLVLHGAVSAKKRQEMVEQFQAEDGPPFFVLSIKAGGTGLTLTEASHVIHFDRWWNPAVENQATDRAFRIGQKNNVLVHKFVCQGTIEEKIDAIIAEKSALANDILEGGSEVMLTEMSDSELIELVSLDLERTQV; via the coding sequence ATGAACAACTCTCTTGGTTTACTTCCTTCTGGAAAAATACGTTACTTTTCAGGCAGCGATACTGGCAAAAGCGGGCCAGCACTAGCTAACATTACCAAGCACTTTGTAGAGAAATGTACTAATGTAGGGCTTTTTGCCCTGGCAGCACTAAAAAGTGGAAGCTCACTGCCTCCTACTTTTCGCTTTTGGTATGAATTTGCCTGCCAATATATGACCACTCGTTGCCACAGCCCTGATGGTGAAACACTATCACCAATTGAGCCATTAGACACAACAACCGCCGAGCATTTTTTACACAGTGCACCACCCATGATAGGTGCTGAATACTTGTCAGTTGCTGTACTACAGCAGTTATGGGTAGAGTTAGATAACTGGCTGATTCACGAAGTAGCACAGCACTATGATTGCTTGGCCACACTACTAAAAACACGTGCGCCTCATTGGCATCAAGTAGGGCGAGTTTGCTTTCATTTAGCCGAAAATAAAACAGATCCTGACTATCCATTCGCCTTCATGGCAACCTATTCTCCATCCTATGGCCAAGGAAAAAGCCGTCACTTGCCTCTGGCAAAAGCCTTGGAAGAGTATGCAGGCAGTAAAAATAAAGCACGCTTAATTCACTTATTGTCTCCTATCGATTTAGCCGCCAAATCAAGTGCACTAGTCAAAAACTTGGTAGATTCAGGAGATATATATCACCCCCTGGCCTGGAGTCCTCAAGAAGCTTATCAGTTCCTAAAAGAAGTTCCCTTGTTTGAAGAAAGCGGCATTATTATTCGTTTGCCTGACTGGTGGAAAAAGAGGCCTAGGCCAAAAGTCAAAGCCACTTTAAGTACTGGGTTAAATAATACCTTCAATGCTGATGCGATGCTCCGCTTCAATGTTCAAGTAGCATTAGGTGATAACAAGCTAACTCAAACAGAGTGGGATACCTTGTTAGCAGCTGATGATGGTTTAGCTTTTATTAAAGGCCAATGGGTAGAGGTAGACAAAGAAAAACTAGAACAAGCCATGGCCCAAATGAAAGCATTAGAAAAGCATGGTGAAGAAGAAGGGATCTCTTTTATCGAAGGTATGCGGCTACTGTCAGGTGCATCATCAGATTTATCAACAAGCACAGTGGAGCAAGATGCTACCGAATGGGCTTTTATTGAGGCCGATTCTAAGTTGTCAAAAATATTACAACAAATCCGCCAGCCAGAAACCTTAAAATCAGCACTCCCCAAACGCGCCTTAAAAGCCACTTTACGCCCTTATCAAGAAACTGGTGTTAACTGGCTCTGGCACTTAAACCAACTGGGACTGGGTGCTTGTTTGGCTGATGACATGGGGTTAGGGAAAACCATCCAGATTATTTCTTTGTTATTAATTCTTAAGAAAAATAAAGTCAATCGCCCATCATTATTGGTATTGCCGACTTCATTGATGGGCAACTGGAAGAGCGAACTGGAAAAGTTTGCTCCCTCCCTTAAAGCATTATTTGTACACCCATCATTAACCAGCAAAACACAACTGGATGAATTATCAAAAGCCAAGCAGCTATCAGGTGTTGATGTAGTTATTACCACTTATGGTATGTTACTACGTCAAATCTGGCTGCAAAACATTCAGTGGCATATGGTCGTGTTAGATGAAGCGCAAGCGATTAAAAATCCTGGTACCCAACAATCCAAAATGGCTAAAAAAATTAGAGCCCACGCCCGAATTGCTTTGACAGGTACACCAGTAGAAAACCGCCTTGCTGATTTGTGGTCGTTATTTGATTTTATTTGTCCTGGTTTACTAGGTACAGCTACTCGCTTTAAATCTTTTACCAAGTCCCTAGAAAAACGTGAGTCTGAGCAATATGCTCCGTTACGAAATTTAGTCCAGCCTTACATCTTAAGGCGCCTAAAAACCGATAAAAGCATTATTTCCGATTTACCTGACAAAACTGAGGTTTACGCCTACTGTGGTCTTTCGAAAGCACAAGCCAGCCTATATCAAAAATCTGTTAATGAACTAGCTACATCTCTTCGAAGTGCCGATGGAATGAAGCGCCGAGGGCTAGTACTTTCTTTTATTTTGCGGTTTAAGCAAATTTGTAATCATCCAGCCCAATTTATGTCCGATGGTGATTATAGAGCCCAAAGAAGTGGTAAATTTTTACGGTTGGCAGAAATTTGTGATGAAATTAGCTCAAGACAAGAAAAAGTATTGGTGTTTACCCAGTTTCGGGAAATGTGTGAACCCTTAGCTGACTTTTTAAGCGACTGTTTTGGCCAGCCCGGCCTGGTCTTACATGGTGCTGTTTCTGCTAAAAAGCGCCAGGAAATGGTAGAACAATTTCAGGCCGAAGATGGCCCACCGTTCTTTGTACTTTCTATAAAAGCTGGGGGGACAGGTTTGACCTTAACCGAAGCGTCACATGTTATTCACTTTGACCGGTGGTGGAACCCAGCAGTGGAAAATCAAGCCACTGACCGTGCTTTCCGTATTGGTCAAAAAAATAATGTATTGGTACATAAGTTTGTTTGCCAAGGTACCATTGAAGAAAAAATTGATGCAATCATTGCTGAAAAATCAGCACTTGCCAATGATATTTTAGAAGGTGGCTCTGAAGTTATGTTAACTGAAATGAGCGATAGCGAGCTGATAGAACTTGTCAGCCTTGATCTTGAAAGAACCCAAGTTTAA
- a CDS encoding long-chain fatty acid--CoA ligase — protein MQGNIMQFSLLTHDIIRKAVERSPDQLIVSRTLDGDVYQYTYADAYQRIQRLANGLTNIGVKTGQRIGTLAWSHYQHLECYYAISGIGAVVHPINVRLFPEQIKYIINHAEDQYLFIDPEFIPLVEKFYQELPSVKGYIVNCTQAQLPQTRLSNVIAYEQLLSEQQSYFDWQRFDSRQAASLCYTSGTTGYPKGVLADHYACVLHATVTGSSQFLDLSPDTSALPAVPMYHVCAWGLPFSAILYGCKLVMPGSRLDGASLYQLIEQQQVDKAFGVPTIWQTFYHYLQETDHHVPSLKLIAVGGATSPPALVEAYAKEYNIYWMGLWGMTETGPLATSAAPTPRVMELPLKERIVIQSSAGQPIFGIEIEIFDDNNKPLAHNGDTCGYLKVKGPWVVERYFNSEVKVCDDNGWFDTGDIATIDKSGYLRIIDRSKDLIKSGGEWISSAILENAALHDSAIQQACVVAAKHPKWGERPIMLIVVKPDQSFDKNQLRAVLAEHVASWWLPDAIIQVAELPLTGTGKLRKVELRKQYQNYLLI, from the coding sequence ATGCAAGGGAATATAATGCAGTTTTCGCTACTTACCCACGACATCATTCGTAAAGCTGTTGAACGAAGCCCTGATCAATTAATCGTATCACGAACACTTGATGGCGATGTTTATCAGTATACTTATGCTGATGCATATCAACGGATACAACGGCTGGCAAACGGACTGACAAATATAGGGGTAAAAACAGGGCAGCGAATCGGTACTTTGGCGTGGAGCCATTACCAGCACTTAGAGTGTTACTATGCAATATCTGGTATTGGGGCTGTAGTGCATCCAATTAATGTCAGGTTATTTCCTGAGCAAATCAAATACATAATTAATCATGCTGAAGACCAGTATTTATTTATTGACCCTGAGTTTATTCCGTTAGTAGAAAAGTTTTATCAAGAATTACCGAGTGTAAAAGGCTATATCGTCAATTGCACCCAAGCGCAGCTCCCTCAAACCAGATTGTCCAATGTTATTGCCTATGAACAACTACTTAGTGAACAGCAATCATATTTTGACTGGCAGCGATTTGATAGTCGGCAGGCAGCGTCACTCTGTTATACGTCAGGTACTACTGGATACCCAAAAGGCGTTTTAGCTGATCATTATGCTTGTGTGTTACATGCAACCGTTACTGGCAGCTCGCAATTTTTAGACCTGTCACCTGATACTTCGGCACTACCTGCTGTGCCAATGTATCATGTGTGTGCATGGGGGTTGCCATTTTCTGCTATTTTATATGGCTGTAAACTGGTGATGCCTGGCTCGCGGCTAGATGGTGCTTCTTTATATCAGTTAATTGAACAGCAACAGGTTGATAAAGCATTTGGAGTACCTACTATTTGGCAAACGTTTTATCATTATTTGCAGGAAACTGATCATCACGTGCCCAGCCTGAAATTAATTGCTGTGGGAGGAGCTACATCACCACCAGCTTTAGTTGAGGCCTATGCAAAAGAATACAATATTTATTGGATGGGGCTATGGGGAATGACGGAAACAGGCCCTCTTGCAACTAGTGCCGCCCCAACGCCTAGAGTTATGGAGTTGCCTTTAAAAGAGCGTATTGTAATTCAAAGTTCTGCAGGGCAGCCGATCTTTGGAATAGAAATTGAAATTTTTGATGATAATAATAAGCCGCTAGCTCATAATGGTGATACCTGTGGCTATTTAAAGGTAAAAGGCCCTTGGGTAGTTGAACGCTACTTTAATAGCGAAGTGAAAGTGTGTGATGATAATGGATGGTTTGATACGGGGGATATAGCCACAATTGATAAAAGTGGTTATTTACGTATTATCGATAGAAGTAAAGACCTGATTAAATCTGGTGGAGAATGGATTTCATCTGCCATATTAGAAAATGCTGCGCTCCATGATTCTGCTATTCAGCAAGCTTGTGTTGTAGCTGCCAAGCATCCGAAATGGGGAGAGCGGCCGATTATGTTAATTGTGGTGAAACCTGACCAATCATTTGATAAAAATCAACTAAGAGCAGTACTTGCAGAACACGTAGCCTCTTGGTGGTTACCCGATGCAATTATTCAGGTAGCGGAATTACCTTTGACAGGGACTGGAAAACTCAGAAAGGTTGAGCTGCGAAAACAGTATCAGAACTATTTATTAATCTAA
- a CDS encoding substrate-binding periplasmic protein, with amino-acid sequence MYRVIWILAVIIASSSTGAELTLSIAQITGEDPLTVLSKKILRSAYKSIGVKVKFIKLPGERALALTNQGVIDGELFRKGGLANQYPNLIQVPYSYIGSSSVVFVKSKIFQVEGWESLRPYRIAVMVGYKVAEQNTKGFKVSFVDTPEQGFQMLAIDRVDIVIAPPVIGQSYVDRLGLKGIQMLLPPLQEAAMYHYLHKKHKTLLPKISAALQNMVENDSD; translated from the coding sequence ATGTATAGAGTCATTTGGATTTTAGCTGTTATAATAGCTAGTTCCTCCACTGGAGCTGAACTAACGCTTTCTATTGCACAAATAACAGGCGAAGACCCTCTTACGGTTCTTTCTAAGAAAATATTGCGCTCAGCCTATAAAAGTATTGGAGTTAAGGTAAAGTTTATTAAATTGCCTGGCGAAAGGGCGTTGGCATTGACTAATCAAGGTGTCATAGATGGAGAGCTATTTCGAAAGGGAGGATTGGCTAATCAATATCCAAATCTAATTCAAGTACCCTATTCTTATATTGGCTCTAGCTCAGTTGTTTTTGTTAAGTCTAAAATATTTCAAGTTGAGGGCTGGGAAAGCCTGAGGCCATATAGAATCGCAGTCATGGTGGGTTATAAAGTAGCAGAACAAAATACTAAGGGATTTAAAGTTTCATTTGTTGATACACCTGAGCAAGGTTTTCAAATGCTAGCAATTGATAGGGTTGATATAGTTATAGCCCCACCTGTTATAGGTCAAAGCTATGTTGATAGGCTAGGGCTTAAGGGTATTCAAATGCTATTACCTCCATTACAAGAAGCGGCTATGTATCATTACCTGCATAAAAAACATAAAACATTGCTACCAAAAATTAGCGCAGCTCTACAGAATATGGTGGAAAATGATAGTGATTAG
- a CDS encoding DUF4870 family protein — MSDSSPTTETSARTTTNVNTSTDESSAKSTATLVYALQAAAFILGITFIVAVVINYVKKEDVQGTLAESHFRWQIRTFWFSVLWTVIGFITTIFIIGYLLLVANGIWTIYRIVKGWIHLNDGKPMYS, encoded by the coding sequence ATGAGTGATTCTAGCCCAACTACTGAAACAAGCGCCAGAACAACTACTAATGTTAATACCAGTACAGATGAGAGCTCAGCAAAGTCTACTGCTACCCTAGTCTATGCCTTGCAGGCTGCAGCTTTTATATTAGGTATTACCTTCATTGTGGCTGTTGTTATTAACTATGTTAAAAAAGAGGATGTTCAAGGCACCTTGGCTGAGTCTCACTTCCGCTGGCAAATCCGTACTTTTTGGTTCAGCGTTCTTTGGACAGTCATTGGCTTCATTACCACAATCTTTATCATTGGTTATTTATTACTGGTCGCTAATGGCATTTGGACCATCTACCGAATAGTTAAAGGGTGGATTCACCTAAATGATGGGAAACCAATGTACAGCTAA
- a CDS encoding TrkH family potassium uptake protein: MHFSTISKVLGILLMLFSITQLPPAIVAQIYGEKEVAVFLDAFLITLISGCCIWLPVFRSKNELRTRDGFLVTVLFWTVLASFGAIPLYLLDSLNLSITDAFFESLSGLTTTGATVITGLDHLPKSILFYRQQLQWLGGMGIIVLAVAILPMLGIGGMQLYRAETPGPIKDTKLTPRITETAKALWYIYLSLTVTCCIALWLAGMDLFNAICHSFSTVAIGGFSTRDGSVGDFDLVGAEFIIVIFMIISGINFALHFFAWRHRSIKHYLSDPEVKAYFFVLASTCLITVLILFTTNSYDFAHSLRYGIFEVVSVATTTGFGTADFSVWPVFLPYMLLWLSFAGGCAGSTAGGMKMVRVLLIFKQGLREIKLLLHPNAIIPVKLGSNAIPERVIEAVWGFFSAYVFLFIALFLANVATGLDLKTAFSTVASCINNLGPALGEATVNYSNLPDASKWILSFAMLLGRLEIFTLLVLLTPTFWRR, from the coding sequence ATGCACTTTTCTACCATATCAAAAGTGTTAGGCATACTATTAATGCTGTTTAGCATTACTCAGCTCCCTCCCGCAATTGTTGCGCAAATTTATGGTGAAAAAGAAGTTGCTGTTTTTTTAGACGCTTTTCTTATTACATTAATTAGTGGGTGTTGTATATGGCTGCCTGTATTTCGTTCAAAAAACGAACTACGTACCCGCGATGGATTTTTAGTCACCGTTCTATTTTGGACTGTACTTGCTAGTTTCGGTGCTATTCCACTTTATCTGCTAGATAGCCTTAACTTATCAATCACTGATGCCTTTTTTGAATCACTATCCGGGCTGACCACAACCGGGGCAACAGTCATTACTGGGCTGGATCATTTACCCAAATCCATTTTATTTTATCGTCAACAACTCCAGTGGTTAGGCGGCATGGGTATTATAGTATTAGCCGTCGCTATATTACCTATGCTTGGCATTGGCGGTATGCAATTATACCGAGCAGAAACTCCAGGCCCTATAAAAGATACCAAGCTCACGCCTCGAATCACTGAAACAGCAAAAGCCCTGTGGTATATCTACCTTAGTTTAACCGTCACATGTTGTATTGCTTTATGGCTGGCTGGCATGGATCTATTTAATGCCATTTGCCATAGCTTTTCTACGGTTGCTATTGGTGGATTTTCAACCCGAGATGGCAGTGTTGGTGACTTCGACTTAGTGGGGGCTGAATTCATCATTGTCATTTTTATGATTATTTCAGGCATTAACTTTGCCCTACACTTTTTCGCTTGGCGTCATCGTAGTATTAAGCATTATTTGTCTGACCCAGAAGTAAAAGCTTATTTTTTTGTACTCGCCAGCACTTGTTTAATAACTGTACTTATTTTATTTACGACAAACTCCTACGATTTTGCACACTCGTTAAGGTATGGCATTTTTGAAGTGGTGTCTGTAGCCACCACCACCGGCTTCGGTACAGCTGACTTTTCCGTGTGGCCTGTGTTCTTACCTTATATGCTGCTATGGCTTAGTTTCGCAGGTGGTTGCGCTGGTTCAACTGCAGGTGGCATGAAAATGGTTCGGGTCCTGCTTATTTTTAAACAGGGCCTTAGAGAAATAAAACTGCTACTTCATCCCAATGCCATCATTCCCGTCAAGTTAGGCTCCAATGCCATTCCTGAACGAGTCATCGAAGCCGTTTGGGGATTTTTCTCGGCTTATGTGTTTTTGTTTATCGCCCTATTTTTAGCAAATGTGGCAACTGGTCTTGATCTAAAAACAGCCTTTTCCACTGTTGCATCCTGCATCAACAATCTCGGGCCTGCTTTAGGTGAAGCAACAGTCAATTACAGTAACTTGCCTGACGCATCAAAATGGATTTTAAGCTTTGCGATGTTGCTGGGGCGGTTGGAGATTTTTACGTTGTTGGTACTGTTAACCCCAACATTCTGGCGGCGCTAA
- a CDS encoding phage tail protein yields MENKYYNILTDIGKAQLTNAILQGDSLKLTTIKVGDGGADEGKEVFPNESNASLVRERWSGNINHLYVDEKNPLWVVVEAEIPAKQGGWCITEFGLYDEQDNLISIGKYPRTYKPKIEEGSGSSLYLKVILEVANAKNIELKVDPSIVLASRSYVDEKFSQKTDAIDEDDSNKLATAKAVHDLHLKSKHHFLNMPIFPEILQENNKLKITQTENTLTIEPDQVFIIRGWNQINTSDYSSSERTFSFQQNKTYHLRWNMDNGFTLYDLEDSNYNSKQLPETDEIFDTQYDDMLCVLVKDGQVTSLINRNILQYFYSGKLNSKDTSTTFDQYLNISGSLVFQLNWSRIPYTDLVSKVRNGATGWNNRLHPNTDVFYIKEDSLKYKPSHITSDLSYVKNRNLIKIPVLESRNGTGTYSIEAYRYELFVSV; encoded by the coding sequence ATGGAAAATAAATACTACAATATTTTAACTGATATCGGTAAAGCACAGCTGACTAATGCTATATTACAAGGAGATTCCTTAAAATTAACCACTATTAAAGTCGGTGACGGTGGGGCTGATGAAGGCAAAGAAGTCTTCCCAAATGAATCAAATGCTTCACTAGTAAGAGAACGCTGGTCAGGAAACATCAATCACCTTTATGTCGATGAAAAAAATCCTTTATGGGTAGTAGTAGAAGCTGAAATACCAGCTAAACAAGGCGGCTGGTGTATCACCGAATTTGGTTTATACGATGAACAAGATAACTTAATTAGTATTGGCAAATATCCAAGAACCTATAAACCAAAAATTGAAGAAGGCAGTGGCAGCAGTCTTTATTTAAAGGTAATTTTAGAAGTAGCCAATGCGAAGAATATAGAGCTTAAGGTTGATCCTTCAATCGTGTTAGCGTCTAGGAGCTATGTGGATGAGAAGTTTTCTCAAAAAACCGATGCCATTGATGAAGATGACTCAAATAAGCTGGCTACAGCAAAAGCTGTACATGATTTACATTTAAAAAGTAAGCATCATTTTTTAAATATGCCTATTTTTCCTGAAATACTGCAGGAGAACAATAAGCTCAAAATAACCCAAACAGAAAATACTCTCACTATTGAGCCAGACCAAGTATTTATTATACGCGGCTGGAACCAAATTAACACAAGTGATTACAGTAGTTCAGAAAGAACTTTTAGTTTTCAACAAAATAAAACCTATCATTTACGTTGGAATATGGATAACGGGTTTACTTTATATGACTTAGAAGATAGCAACTATAATTCTAAACAGCTACCTGAAACAGATGAGATATTTGATACTCAGTATGATGATATGCTTTGTGTATTAGTAAAAGATGGTCAAGTAACCTCACTAATTAACCGAAATATATTACAATATTTTTATTCAGGAAAATTAAATAGCAAAGACACAAGCACAACTTTTGATCAATATTTAAATATATCAGGGAGCTTAGTTTTTCAATTAAATTGGTCCAGAATTCCTTATACAGATTTAGTCAGTAAAGTCAGAAATGGAGCAACTGGCTGGAACAATAGATTACACCCGAACACTGATGTCTTCTATATAAAAGAAGACTCATTGAAATATAAACCAAGCCATATTACAAGTGATCTTTCTTATGTAAAGAACCGAAATTTAATAAAAATTCCAGTTTTAGAGTCACGTAATGGAACTGGCACCTATTCAATTGAAGCATATAGATATGAACTATTCGTGAGCGTATAA
- a CDS encoding diacylglycerol kinase → MKSTRPTGINRLIKATLYSWQGLKAAYQNEQAFKQETWLLLVLAPVAIWLGDNPLEIALLIGSILLIMIVELLNSAIEAVVDRVSNERHPLSGRAKDMGSAAVLVALVCAGLVWLGVLLS, encoded by the coding sequence ATGAAGAGCACTAGGCCAACTGGCATCAACCGGCTGATAAAAGCCACACTTTATTCCTGGCAAGGGTTAAAAGCAGCCTATCAAAATGAACAGGCATTCAAGCAAGAGACCTGGCTGTTATTAGTCCTCGCCCCTGTAGCGATCTGGCTTGGTGATAATCCATTAGAAATCGCATTGTTGATTGGTAGTATCCTATTGATAATGATTGTCGAGTTATTGAACTCAGCAATTGAGGCAGTAGTAGACCGTGTTTCAAATGAACGACACCCGTTGTCAGGTCGCGCTAAAGATATGGGGTCAGCTGCGGTGCTGGTAGCTTTGGTGTGTGCTGGGTTGGTATGGTTGGGGGTGTTGCTCAGTTAA
- a CDS encoding TRAP transporter substrate-binding protein: MRQLSKKILISTTIVASIIVSTQTLAAKKVLLKTPIAFNSSLPALGTPIKWVAQQLPLISSGTIKMKLYEPNKLVAPFEILDAVSTGKVNSGYTTAGYWAGKMAAASLFSSIPFGPEAPEYMAWLYYGNGLKLYQEMYDNAGYKVKVLPCAIISPETSGWFKKPVNSAEDFKGLNIRFFGLGGEVLQKLGASTSLLPGGEIFSALEKGAIEATEYSQPAIDEKLGIYKVAKHNYFPGWHQQSTIFELLVNKKQWQAMSKSQQSQLSATCMASVTNSIAESEYIQFDAIIKNERERGVKMHNWDKKMLNTFKQAWLEVAAEQSKKDPMFKKVYQDLSSFRVKYAAWASRAFLPRNL; this comes from the coding sequence ATGAGACAACTTTCTAAAAAAATATTAATTTCTACAACTATAGTTGCAAGCATTATAGTCAGTACACAAACACTTGCAGCTAAAAAGGTATTACTCAAAACTCCTATAGCTTTTAATTCTTCTTTACCTGCATTAGGCACTCCTATCAAATGGGTTGCTCAACAACTGCCTCTGATTTCTAGTGGCACTATTAAAATGAAGCTGTATGAACCAAATAAATTGGTTGCTCCTTTTGAAATTCTGGATGCTGTATCTACTGGTAAAGTGAATAGTGGCTATACAACTGCCGGTTACTGGGCAGGCAAAATGGCGGCAGCCAGCTTATTTTCATCTATTCCTTTTGGGCCTGAAGCGCCTGAATACATGGCTTGGTTGTACTATGGCAACGGACTGAAGCTATATCAAGAAATGTATGACAATGCAGGCTACAAAGTAAAAGTCTTGCCTTGTGCAATTATTTCACCAGAAACATCAGGCTGGTTTAAAAAGCCCGTCAACTCAGCAGAAGATTTTAAAGGTTTAAATATACGGTTTTTTGGATTAGGTGGTGAGGTTTTACAAAAGCTTGGTGCTTCTACCTCATTGTTACCAGGCGGAGAAATTTTTAGTGCACTGGAAAAAGGAGCTATAGAAGCCACAGAATATTCCCAGCCCGCAATTGATGAAAAACTAGGCATCTATAAGGTAGCCAAACATAACTATTTCCCTGGTTGGCATCAACAGTCCACAATATTTGAATTACTTGTTAATAAAAAGCAATGGCAAGCCATGAGTAAAAGCCAGCAATCACAGTTATCAGCAACTTGTATGGCTTCCGTAACTAACTCAATTGCCGAATCTGAATATATTCAGTTTGATGCAATAATAAAAAATGAACGAGAGCGTGGTGTGAAAATGCATAACTGGGACAAAAAAATGCTAAACACATTTAAACAAGCCTGGCTGGAAGTTGCTGCAGAGCAAAGCAAAAAAGACCCTATGTTTAAAAAGGTTTATCAGGATTTATCCAGCTTCAGAGTAAAATATGCTGCCTGGGCCAGTAGAGCCTTTTTACCAAGAAATCTTTAA